In Scheffersomyces stipitis CBS 6054 chromosome 7, complete sequence, the DNA window GATTGGACGAGTTCATGGAAGGGTTCAATACGATTTCTATGACATTGAAAGAGATGTACAGAATGATTACTATCGGTGGAAATGCTGAATTGGAGTTAGTTGACAGTTTGGATCCTTTCTCAGAAGGGATCTTGTTCAGTGTCATGCCACCAAAGAAATCGTGGAAGAATATCTCCAACTTGTCTGGTGGTGAAAAGACGTTGAGCTCCTTAGCCCTTGTCTTTGCTTTACATCAGTACAAGCCAACGCCTCTTTACGTTATGGACGAGATTGATGCAGCGTTGGATTTCAGAAATGTTTCTATTGTTGCCAACTACATtaaagaaagaaccaaaaaTGCTCAGTTTATAGTCATATCATTGCGTAACAATATGTTCGAGTTGGCGCAACAATTGGTTGGAATCTACAAGGTCAACAACATGACTAAGAGTATCTCTCTTCAAAACAAGGCTTTTGTTACCGAAAGTTAAATATCTATGATGATGTATATTAGTTACGTATGTATATTAGATTAATGTAACGATACTATAATTGTTAGCATAATTACTATTGCCATTAGTAGTGAAAACACTCATAAATAATTTCATTAGCCATTTGCCTAGATATGtgctgcttcttctctattaatcttccaacttggctCTGTAGCCGTAGCAAAGCCCTTATCACCTCgtctcttcaagatgaaatgGGTATCGAACCAGTCGATCATATCTATAAGACATGTTGTCTCGTTCATCTCTTTCAACGACTTTCTGGGAATAACCTTGTCGAGCATTTCCGAAAGATGATGTTGTATGATTCTGAAAGGAAGACCGTAACTCGTGGCCAAGTCCCAGAAGAATTCGACGGCAGCCCAGGGGGTCTTCTTGTAACCTGCGAAAAGAGCTGGGTTACTCAATATACCTCTAGCTGACATCACTCCGTCGACTCCTGTGTGTTCTGCTATGCTGTAGGCATCTTCTAGTGAGAAGCAATCCCCGTTTGCTACAACGGGAACAGATACCGTttctttgatcaactttATGGCATCCCAATTAGCGGGCTGTGATGACCTGGTGTTCTTTGTTCTTCCATGGACGGTGATGAAGTCTACACCACTGGCTTCAACTTTTTTGACGAACGCTATGGTTTCATCAAGATTGGGATGGATTCTGATCTTAGTCTCGATGCAGACAGTATTACCATACTTTTCTTTGACAGCTTTAACCATGGAAGCTACAAGATCAGGCTCCAGCATCAAGGCTGCACCTATCCCTTCTCTAACCTGCTCTTTAATGGGACATCCACAGTTAAGTCCTATGCCATCTACATAAGGATGTATCATCTCcacaaacttcaacaaatcttcCACATTGTTGCTACctacttgaacaattacaCATCTGTCTTTATCGTTTGTTGTGAAATCGGAAGATCTGGCAATATCGTTTCGAACAAATTCTCGAGCAAGTATCATTGGAGTATAGACAATATCAGTGTTGTAATTTCGAACCAACTCTCTGAAGGGAAGCTTAGAGTATCTGACCATGGGTCCTGCAACAAAAGCCGGCCGGTTTTGAGTCTTTCGcacattcttcaatatgTATAGTGGATTATGCTCTGGATTCCTCGGCGAAATGGTGTGTTTTGTTTTGGAGCTGGGTTCATGGAGCTGAAGGTCTTCAGTAATAGTCAAATTTTGTAAGTCATCGCTAAGAGAAGTCATGATAAAATGAGTTTCCTATATTCTTTAAGATAAAACAAGGTTGACATAAGGAAAGTAGACAAACAAAGGTTTACtgtctatatatatacaagcCGGCTAACAAGTTCCAGATCCAGTTATCGAGAAGATAAACCACTTTTGGTACAccagcttcttctgtttgaaatttttttgtTATCCCCAGGATATCAATACCTCTTTAGGAAATCGATAGCGCACCTCTGGAAATATATAGCGAAGAGAACCTGTCACGTGACAATCTACAACTCTCTATCTTCAATTAATTAATCCTTTTATAATACACTATAAAACTGAAACTGTGATAGAAGTAAGAATAACATATCCAAACTAATATAGTATACGTGTGAAACGGGTGCGGTGGGCGTAGCTCAACAGTAAAAGCTTTCTTTGTACAAGGCGCTAGTTTTACATAGTATTCATAGCTTCCATTTCCATAGTTTGTGACAACAAACCACTATTAATTTATTCATATCGTGGAGGAGCTTATTCCTCTTCAGAACTTTCAGAGGAGAGATCGTCTTCTGAAGATTCATGGTCGTTGCCAATATTCATGAATCCATTGGTAGAGCCATTGTTATTGTCGTCGTCAAACAACGCCAACTGGCTTCTCAAATGGGCCAATTCATCAACACTGTTAGTTATAACAGGtttctttggcttcttAGCAAGCTTGGCTGAAGCCTTCTTGccaaacaagaagttgtacaacttcaagacaGTGCGGTCTTCCAATTGGTCCATGTCCAAttctacttcatcttcgttgctaatttcaacatcatccttgatgatcttgataAGAGACTGCAATTTCTTGTCCGAAAGATTAGGAACCATCTCACTGACTTGTTTTTTCATTTCGTAAGTAACAACAGGAGTCGAGGAAATCGATGGTGCCCTAGGCGGAGCCGAAGACTTCTTAGCTGCAGCCTTCTTGgactttctctttttcttcctAGCTGCCTGCTGctctctcaacttcttcaaatgttccttcttcaattcatctagttccttcttcattctgAGCAATTGATTTTCCAAGAACTGAATGGCAGGAACATCTGATAACATGGACTCGTTGATTTCCagttcttcatcttcgcCGTCGCtcgattcttcttcagaatcttcgATTTCAGAATTGACAGGCGTTGGTTCTGGAACAGGACGAGCAGCCCATCTCTTGTCGAAAACTGCTTCAAGACGATGTCCCATCATGTTCACTTCACTTCCTTCAGGATTGAAAATGTAACAATTTTTGAATACCAAACGTATGTCACGTTCAAACTCATCTCCATTTTCGTACTGGTTATTAGTCAACTTGGATTGAATTGTGCCCAAGTCCATCGGTTCTTTCACTACTTTGAAGTAGTTTGGAATATTCAAGGCTACAGGGTCTACAGGAGCGACAAACGGGAAGTTGTAGCCGTTATGCTTTTTCGACATTAACTCCTTGACAGTCTGGGAACAGAATCGCAACTCTGCTgcaaacttcttcttacGGGGCTTAGTATCATATGGGATTTCTTTTGACTTTGGAGGGTGTATGGTTCTCTTTGGTCTATGAGCAGCTACTGACTCGCGCTGTTGTTGCTTTACGGCATCAGCTTCGGTTCTTCTCTTCGAAGCCAATCCAGTTGCAGAAGGTTTAGCCGCAGCAACTGCCGATGGTAAAACTTTGGGAGGAAAATTCAACATGTGCTTTTCAAAGTGAGCTTGAATGTTATCAGCCATTTTGGAAATACCAGCATTTTCGCCGTTGAACTTCTTACAATTAGCTaccatcaagttgaagtccTCAACTATCTGATTGGAGTCTTCGTAGGCATTTACATGTACTTTGGTTTCGATAGTTGACAAGTCCATAGGTCTAGGAatgtagttgtagtagaagggaatgttcaacttgacgATGTCTACTGGGTGTAAAAATGGCACAGCATCACGCAACCGCTTTATGGCTTTTATGGTGTTGAGGGCAAACTTGGCTTGATGTGGGGGTAATGGGTTGGCAGGCAAATTGTCCATATCTGGTTCTGCAGCTGGCTTTGGAGCCGGTTCCGAAAATACAGCTGTCCCTGCTGTTGCAGGAACAACTGGAGAAGCTTCTTTAGATTCTTCTACGTTAATCGAATTGGGAGCAGCCTCATTGGCTACAGCTTCAGGAGCTTCTGAATCGTATTTTTGCCTTTTGGACTCTTCATTTTCGTCCACTTCTAACTTTCGCTTCTCAGGGCTCGGAGAGGGATTTGGAGGAGAAAGCGGTTTTTCCGGCTCTTCAGGGGTCATTTTCTTATATTCGTTGACTATGGCTGTGTCTGATTTGTGGAAGTGTGTTTCGGATGAAGGGGTCTGAACTGGAGTATTCGTTTCTGGTACAACTTCTGAcatattcttgaaaagataTAGGGAATAAGATTATTAACAAGGCTTGAAGCGATGAAAGATGCAATATACGGAAGTGATAAGATGACAAACAACAAAGAGAACACCTATGATACAATTAAGATATATCTGTAAAGAGATAAGAATAGTATCGGAGTCTAAGCAAAATAACAAACCAAGTTCTAGAAGTTTTGTTAGTATGGATATTCTATTGGTTTTTGGAATTGGCAAGTGAAATTTATCACTGTGAACAAATCTGAGACACTGGTAATCCAGCGAAACTGACAGATAACAGGAGACACATAAACTTGATGGCAAAACCGCAGAAACGAGgctgaaaaaaaagtaCGGAAGTGACTTCGAATTTATACCCTCTTTCACATCTCAGTCATTTGCCATCACTTCAGCAGCTCTCGAACGGCCACCAAACTGTCATATCTATCCTATCCTCTGGTATCTTTCGGCTCTCTCGTTCACTGGTGGTGAAATAAACACCTGTATATAACACATACACTCTGCACCCACGAAAACTAAATCTGTTTTTTCAGGTTggaaaaagacaaaaaaaAAGACGCAAAAGCGTTTTTTATATATCTTCGGATTGCGACCGGGTTTTGCAAAAAATTAAAAAATTACCCACAGCCAGACGTGTCGAGGTGAACCA includes these proteins:
- a CDS encoding transcription factor; amino-acid sequence: MSEVVPETNTPVQTPSSETHFHKSDTAIVNEYKKMTPEEPEKPLSPPNPSPSPEKRKLEVDENEESKRQKYDSEAPEAVANEAAPNSINVEESKEASPVVPATAGTAVFSEPAPKPAAEPDMDNLPANPLPPHQAKFALNTIKAIKRLRDAVPFLHPVDIVKLNIPFYYNYIPRPMDLSTIETKVHVNAYEDSNQIVEDFNLMVANCKKFNGENAGISKMADNIQAHFEKHMLNFPPKVLPSAVAAAKPSATGLASKRRTEADAVKQQQRESVAAHRPKRTIHPPKSKEIPYDTKPRKKKFAAELRFCSQTVKELMSKKHNGYNFPFVAPVDPVALNIPNYFKVVKEPMDLGTIQSKLTNNQYENGDEFERDIRLVFKNCYIFNPEGSEVNMMGHRLEAVFDKRWAARPVPEPTPVNSEIEDSEEESSDGEDEESEINESMLSDVPAIQFLENQLLRMKKELDELKKEHLKKLREQQAARKKKRKSKKAAAKKSSAPPRAPSISSTPVVTYEMKKQVSEMVPNLSDKKLQSLIKIIKDDVEISNEDEVELDMDQLEDRTVLKLYNFLFGKKASAKLAKKPKKPVITNSVDELAHLRSQLALFDDDNNNGSTNGFMNIGNDHESSEDDLSSESSEEE
- the DUS4 gene encoding dihydrouridine synthase (go_function oxidoreductase activity; FAD binding~go_process tRNA processing), whose product is MTSLSDDLQNLTITEDLQLHEPSSKTKHTISPRNPEHNPLYILKNVRKTQNRPAFVAGPMVRYSKLPFRELVRNYNTDIVYTPMILAREFVRNDIARSSDFTTNDKDRCVIVQVGSNNVEDLLKFVEMIHPYVDGIGLNCGCPIKEQVREGIGAALMSEPDLVASMVKAVKEKYGNTVCIETKIRIHPNLDETIAFVKKVEASGVDFITVHGRTKNTRSSQPANWDAIKLIKETVSVPVVANGDCFSLEDAYSIAEHTGVDGVMSARGILSNPALFAGYKKTPWAAVEFFWDLATSYGLPFRIIQHHLSEMLDKVIPRKSLKEMNETTCLIDMIDWFDTHFILKRRGDKGFATATEPSWKINREEAAHI